A region of the Curtobacterium flaccumfaciens pv. betae genome:
GACCGACAGCCCCACCGCCTCGGAGATCCGCGCACCGGTGGCGTAGAGCAGCTCGAGCAGGGCCTTGTCCCGCAGCTGGACGGGGTCGTCGGCGTCGACGGACACCGCCCCGAGCAGCCGTTCCATGTCCTCGACGGGGATCGCCTTCGGCAGCCGCATCGGGGCCTTCGGCGGCCGGACGGCGGTGCCGGGGTCGAGCGGCAGCCAGCCCTCCCCCGCGGCGAAGGCGGTGAACGAGCGCACCGAACTGAGCATCCGCGCGATCGACCGCGGTGCGAGCGGACCTTCCGGTCGGGTGGCCAGGTGTGTCACGAACCCCGAGAAGTCCGCCCGTGCCAACCGTGCCACGTCCAGCAGCGCCGAGGACCCCCCGGCCCGGTCCGCACCGTCCGACTCGACGACCGGAGCGTCCGCCAACCACGACGTGAACACCGCGAGGTCCCGCCGGTACGCGGACAACGTGTGCTGCGAGAGTCCCCGCTCGATCGCGACGTGCCGCAGGTACGTCTCCGCGGCACGGTCGAGGGGCATCACCTGAGCAGGCTAACCGGCGCGGGGCCACCCGCCGTCAGTGCAACGCCTCGTCCGGCGTGCCCACGCGGAACCCGGTGAACGTCACGGTCAGCCCGGCCCGCGTCGGCCCGGCGCACAGCAGCCCCGCGGACACGACGGCGTCCGGGTCGAGGTACGCGACCCGCACCAAGCGGGACTCGTCACCCTCGGCCCACGCCCGGATCGTCACGGCGTCACCATCGCGGCTCGCGCGGACGGTCACCACCCGGCCCGCCCACTCCGGCACGGGCGACACCGACCAGTCCGAGAACCCACGCGTCACCACGGCGCCGAGCTGCGGGGTTCCGTCCGAGAACTCCACGCCGGCCTTGATCCAGGTCTGTTCGTCGACGCGCAGGAACACCCCGGCCTGGTCGAACTGCTCGGTGTAGTCGAGCACGAACGACGCCTCGACCGAGAACGGCCCCTCGGTCGGCTGCAGCAGCGCGTGCTCGGAGTCGTGCACGAACCCGTACGAGGTGGTCCGCCAAGCGTCACTGCCCTCGACCGCGGTGACGCGGAACACGTCGCCGTCGAACTCGGCGGCCTCCGGCTCGTGCGTCCACGTCCCCGTGGCGACCAGCTCGCGCAGCCCGTCGCCCGCGGACCCGCTCACTTGCCGCGCTGTTCGATGGCCTCGACGGCGAGCGTCGCGACGACGAGGGCGGAGTTGTTGAGCCGACCGCCCAGGATCCCCTCGAGCAGCTCTGCCCGCGGGACCCAGCGGGTCACGATGTCGGCTTCTTCCGCCTCGCGCTCGAAGGCGGACTCGGTCGACCGAACGCCGCGCGCCCGGTAGATCTGGATGAACTCGTCGCTGCCACCCGAGGACGTGTTGTAGCGGACCAGGGGCTCCCACGTGTCGGCCTCGAGGTCGGCCTCCTCGCCCAGCTCGCGCTTCGCGGCCGTCAGGTGGTCCTCGCCCTCCATGTCGAGCAGACCGGCGGGCAGCTCCCAGTCGCGCAGCCGCACCGGGTGTCGGTACTGCTGGATGACCAGGACGCGGCCCTCGTCGTCCTCGGCGTACACGGCGACGGCGCCCGTGTGGTCGATGTACTCGCGGACCATCGAGTCACCGTTGTACGCGACGGTGTCGCGGCGCACGTCCCAGACGGCGCCCTCGTACACGACGGTGGATTCGGTGACCTCGAAGGAGGCGGACTCGTCAGCGATCGGTGCGTCTGTCACGTCTCCATCCAAGCACGCGCCCCTGACGCGGCGACAGACGGACGGGAGCGCGCCCCGCTCAGCGGCAACGCGAAGCGTTGCGCGGGGCGCGCCGACCGAGCCTGCGAGGGAGGAGTGCCAGCTGGCACCGCGCCTCCCGTCCGATCGTGGAGACCGGCGCTTACGCGACCTGCTCCTCGGTCTGCGGGTCGAACAGGCTCGACGCCTCGTGGCGCTCGATCGCAGCCGCGACGAGCCCCGCGAACAGCGGGTGCGCATCGGTCGGACGCGAGCGGAGCTCCGGGTGCGCCTGCGTGGCGATGTAGAACGGGTGCACGTCGCGCGGGAGCTCGACGTACTCCACCAGCGTGCCGTCGGGCGACGTGCCCGAGAAGACGAGGCCGGCGTCCGCGATCTGCTCGCGGTACTTGTTGTTCACCTCGTAGCGGTGACGGTGCCGCTCGGAGGCCTCCGGCGCTCCGTACAGCTCCGCCGCCAGCGAGCCTTCGGTGAACGACGCCGGGTACAGGCCCAGGCGCATCGTGCCGCCCAGGTCGCCGCCGGCGATGATCTCGACCTGCTCCGCCATCGTCGCGATGACCGGGGTCGAGGTCTCCGGGTCGAACTCGGTGCTCGACGCGTCGGTCAGACCGACCTCGTGGCGGGCGTACTCGATGACCATGCACTGCAGGCCGAGGCACAGGCCGAGCGTCGGGATGCCCTGCTCACGCGCGAACTTGAGCGCGCCGAGCTTGCCCTCGATGCCGCGCACGCCGAACCCACCGGGGATGCAGATGCCGTCGACGTCGCCGAGCTGCTTCGCCGCGCCCTCGGGCGTGGTGCAGTCGTCGGACACGACCCACTTCAGCGTCACCTTGGCGTCGTGCGCGAAGCCGCCGGCACGGAGCGCCTCGGTGACGGACAGGTAGGCGTCCGGCAGGTCGATGTACTTGCCGACCAGGGCGATCGTGACGGCCTTCTTCGGCTCGTGCACGGCCTTCAGCACCGGGGTCCACGCGGTCCAGTCGACCGGACCGGCGTCGAGCTTGAGCGCATCGACGATGACCTGGTCGAGGCCCTGGTTGTTCAGCAGCGTCGGCAGGTCGTAGATCGAGGGGACGTCCACGGCGTTCACCACGGCGTCCTCGTCGACGTCGCACATCAGCGCGATCTTGCGCTTGTTCGACTCCGACACCGGACGGTCCGACCGCAGCACGAGCGCGTCGGGCTGGATGCCGATCGAGCGGAGCGCGGCGACGGAGTGCTGCGTCGGCTTGGTCTTCTGCTCACCCGAGGCGTTCATGAACGGCACCAGCGAGACGTGCACGAAGAACACGTTGTTGCGGCCGAGCTCGTGCCGCACCTGTCGGGCGGACTCGATGAACGGCTGCGACTCGATGTCGCCGACGGTGCCGCCGACCTCGGTGATGATGACGTCGGGCTGGGGGTCGTTCTGCGCCTGCTCGCGCATCCGGCGCTTGATCTCGTCGGTGATGTGCGGGATGACCTGCACCGTGTCGCCGAGGTACTCGCCGCGACGCTCCTTGGCGATCACCGTCGAGTACACCTGACCGGTCGTGACGTTCGCGGCCTGCGACAGGTTGATGTCGAGGAAGCGCTCGTAGTGCCCGATGTCGAGGTCCGTCTCCGCACCGTCGTCGGTCACGAAGACCTCGCCGTGCTGGAACGGGTTCATGGTGCCCGGGTCCACGTTGAGGTACGGGTCGAGCTTCTGCATGACGACCTTGAGGCCGCGAGCCGTGAGCAGGTTGCCGAGGCTGGCCGCCGTCAGGCCCTTGCCGAGAGACGAGACGACCCCGCCGGTCACGAAGATCTGCTTCGTCACCTTCGGGGTCGAGTTCGAGGAATTGGTACCGCCGCTGAGAGTGTCCGCCACGGGATTCCATCGTACGTCAGAACTGCCGGGAGGCGCGACCTCGGTTCGCCGTGGGCGTTGCGCGGGTGGGTGGCCGGGTCCCCGGGCCGTGGGCGTTGCGCGGGTGGGTGGCCGGGTCCCCGGGCCGTGGCCGGGTCGGCGGGTAGCACCTGCCTGTGCTGTCGTCAGGCCCGCTGGCCGGCCACGTCGAGCAGCTCGCGTGCGTGCTCGATGCCGCTGGCGCTGTCACCGAGTCCGGAGAGCAGCCGTGCCATCTCCTGCAACCGGTCCTCGCCCTCGAGTCGGCGCACGCTCGACGAGGTGACGGCCCCGCTGGCGTCCTTCACGACGTTGAGGTGGTTGTTCGCGAACGCCGCGACCTGGGCCAGGTGCGTGACGACGATGACCTGCGTGCGCTCGGCGAGCTTCGCCAGCCGTCGGCCGATCTCGATCGCCGCCGCCCCACCGACACCCGCGTCGACCTCGTCGAACACGAACGTCGGCACCGTGGTGCTGCCGGCCATGACGACCTCGATCGCGAGCATCACGCGGGACAGCTCACCGCCGGACGCGCCCTTGCCGATCGGCCGGGGGTCGGTGCCGGAGTGCGGCTGGAGCAGAATCGTCACCTGGTCACGGCCGTGTCGGCGGTACTCGCCGGCGTCGGTGACCTCGACCACCAGCGTCGCACCACCCATCGCGAGGGTCTTCAGCTCAGCGGTCACACGCTTCGCCAGGTCGGCCGCAGCCTTGGTGCGCGCCGTGGTGAGCGCAGCGGCGGCGGTCTCGAGCGCCTGCTCGTCCTGCTCGACCGACTGCTGCAACGCCGCGATCCGGTCGTCGTCGCCGTCGAGCTCGAGCAGCCGGTCGCTCGCGCGCTGTCCGTAGGCGATGACGTCGTCCACCGTCTCGCCGTACTTGCGGGTGAGGCCGGCCAGCAGAGCCCGGCGTTCGTTGATGAGTTCGAGGTCGTGCCCGGCCTCGGGTTCCAGGGAACCGAGGTAGCTCGAGATGCTCGCCGAGGCCTCGGCCGCCTGGATCCCGAGTTCCGTGAGCTGCTCGAGCACCGGCTGCAGAGCACTGTCCGACGACACCACGCGCTCCACGGCACGGCGTGCGGACTCGACCAGGCCGACGACGTCGGAGACACCGTCGAGGGACTCGCTGGACAACGCCTCGTGCGCCAGGGCCGCGGACAACCGGAGCTCCTCAAGGTTGCCCAACCGTTCGGCGCGCTCGGCCAGCTCGACGTCCTCGCCGGGCTGCGGGTCGGCGGCCTCGATCTCGTCGGAGGCCGCGCGGATCTGCTCGGCCTCGGCGACCCGGTCGTCCCGGTCGCGGACCAGGACCTCGAGTTCACCGGCGTGCTGCTGCCAGGCGTCGTACGCGGCGACGTACCGGGCGAGTGCCCTCTCGAGCGAGGCTCCCCCGAACCCGTCGAGGGCAGCCCGCTGCGCCGTGGCCGAGGTCAGGCGGATCTGGTCCGACTGCCCGTGCACGGTGACGAGCTGGTCGGCGAGCTCACCGAGCACCGCCACGGGCGCACTGCGACCGCCCACCGTGGCACGGCTGCGCCCCTCGGCGGAGACCGTGCGGGTGAGGATGAGTTCGCCGTCCTCGACGGTGCCGCCGGCGTCCTCGACGCGTTCGGCGACGGCGTCCTGCTCCGGGACGTGCCAGCGACCTTCGACGACGGCGCTCGACGCACCGCGGCGCACCGAACCGGCATCGGCCCGCGCACCGAGCAGCAGCCCGAGCGCCGTCACGATCATGGTCTTGCCCGCACCGGTCTCCCCGGTGACGACAGTGAAGCCCGGCCCGAGTTCGAGCGTGGTCTCACCGATGACACCGAGGTCGCGGATCGCGATCTCCTCGATCATCGGTCGTCCTCCGTGCTCATCGGTCGTCCTCGTCGCTCTGGGGGCCGCGCCACCCGGCGACGGGCAGCTGGAACTTCGCGACCAGGCGGTCGGTGAACGGAGCGTCCTTGAGGCGGGCGACACGCACCGGGTCGGGCGAACGCCGGACCTCGACACGGGCACCCGGGGGCAGGTCGTGGGTCCGTCGGCCGTCGCACCAGAGGACACCGACGCCGCTCGTGCGCCGCAGGACCTCGATCGCGAGCGTGCAGTCCGGCCCGACGACGATCGGACGGGCGAACAGGGCGTGGGCGCTCAGCGGCACCATGAGCAGCGCGTCGACATCCGGCCACACGATGGGGCCACCACCGGAGAACGAGTACGCCGTGGAGCCGGTCGGGGTCGACACGACCACGCCGTCGCAGCCGAAGGACGACAGCGGGCGGCCGTCGACCTCGGTCACGACCTCGAGCATCCGCTCCCGCGAGGCCTTCTCGATCGTGGCCTCGTTCAGCGCCCAGCTCGAGTAGACGATCTGGTTGCCGACGACCACATCGACCTGCAGGGTGACGCGTTCCTCGACGTTGTACTCGCCGGACAGCGCGCGCTCGACCGTCTCGGACAGGCCGTCACGCTCGCTCTCGGCCAGGAACCCGACGTGCCCGAGGTTCACCCCGATGAGCGGAGCGCCGGTGTTGCGCACGAGTTCCGCCGCGCGGAGGATCGTGCCGTCGCCACCGAGCACGATGACGATCTCGAGCTGGTTCGGCTGGACGTCGACGCCGAGGATGTCGACCTTGCCGACCGACGCTTCGGCACGACGGATGTCGGCGTACTCGTCGAAGGGCATGACGGGCGTGAGACCGGCTGCGTGCAGGAGGTCGCAGACCTCGACCGCAGCGTCGATCGAGTCACGGCGACCCGTGTGGGACACGAGCAGGATGTGCCGTTCGTCACTCATGAAGACCCTTCCGTGAGTTCGGTCGCCCGGACTCTCCATTCTGTCGGATTGCCCCCGACACCGCGCTGGAAGCGGGCCAGGTACTCGTGGTTGCCGTGCGTCCCGACGATCGGGGACGCGGCGAGCCCACTGGTGCCGAGGCCCAGGTCCCACGCCGCCCACAGCACGTTCATGAGCGCGTCGTTCCGGAGTCCGGCGTCGTGCACGATGCCCTCGCGCACACCGCCACGGCCCACTTCGAACTGGGGCTTCACCAGGAGCACGAACTCGTCCGCGGGGACGGCTTCGGCCAGCGCCGGCAGCACGAGTCGGAGCGAGATGAAGGACAGGTCCCCCACCACCAGGCTCGTCTCGACGGCGGCACCGTCGAGCGCCAGGTAGTCGGCGCGCGTGAGGTTCCGCGCGTTCGTCCCCTCGACCACGGCGACGCGTTCGTCGAGTGCGATGGTGGGGTGCAGCTGCCCGTGGCCCACGTCCAGCGCGATGACCCGGCGCGCGCCGCGCGCGAGCAGCACCTGGGTGAACCCGCCGGTGCTCGCACCCACGTCGAGCACGACCCGGCCGGCGGGGTCCACGTCGAACGCGTCGAGTGCGCCGACGAGCTTGCGGGCCGCACGCGAGACCCATTCGTCCGCGGCGTCGACCTCGATGTCCGCGTCGGACGCGATCGGCGTCGACGGTTTCAGGACGGCACGGCCGCCCACGAGCACCCGGCCGTCCTGGATCAGCTTGCTGGCGACGGTGCGCGACCGTGCGAGCCCGCGTGCGGCGAGGAGGGCGTCGAGGCGGACCGGGGTCGCGTCGTGCACGGCTCCGTCCGGCTCAGGCACTCGCGGAGCCGCCGCTCTCGAGCCGCGTCCGCAGCTCGTCGTGCAGGGCGGAGAAGGCGTCGGCACGGTCAACGAGCGGCAGGGCCTCGGCCTCGGCTGTGCGCGCGGCGAAGGCGTCCTGCTGCTCGGGATCGGCGGACGGCTGCTCGGGGTTCGGCACGTCCGACACGCTACTCGCCGCCGTACAGCTGCGGGTCCACGTCGAGGCCGTAGATGGCCAACCCGGACTCCCAGATGAGCGTCGAGCCGGCACGGAGCCGATCGATGTCCGTCCCGGCATCGAGCACCCGGACGACGTGCCCGCGCATCGCCACCGTCGAGGTACCGACGGTCACGTACCGGGTGCCGTCCTCGTCCTCGCGCCGCGCCGTCTCCGGGTAGGGCTGGGACAACCCCCGGAGGTCTTCGAGCACGTAGGTGGGACGCGAGCGCTGGTCGGCCGCGAGCACCTGCTTCGCCTTGTCGATGCCGGTGAGCACGAGCACGCTCGGGATACCGGCGTCGTTCGCACCCTTGATGTCGGTGTCCAACCGGTCCCCGATGAACAGGGTGTGACCGCCGCCGAAGCGCTCGAGGGCCGTGTCGAAGATCGGCCGCTCGGGCTTGCCGGCGACCACGGGCATCCGGCCGACCGCCTGGTGCACGGCGGACACGAGTGTGCCGTTGCCGGGTGCGATGCCCCGCTCGACCGGGATCGACCAGTCCATGTTCGTGGCCACCCACGGCACGTCCGGGTCCGCCAGTGCGAACGAGGCCTCGGCCAGTTCCTTCCAACCGAGGTCCGGCGAGAAGCCCTGGATGACCGCGGCCGGGGAGTCCTCGGCACTCGAGGTGACCGTGAACCCGGCTGCCTCGACGATGCTCGACAGGCCGAGCCCGCCGGTGACCAGGACGGTCGACCTGGCCGGCACCAGGGTCGCGAGCAGCTGGACGCCGGCCTGCGACGAGGTCACGACGTCACCCTCGGACACCTCGAGCCCGTACCGCTCGAGGTGCTCGGCGACGTCGATCGGGCGGCGCGACGCGTTGTTCGTGATGTAGCCGACCCGCGCCGTGAGCGACGCCCGGGTCAGGGCCTCGACCGCGTGCGGGATGGCGTTGCGGCCCCGGTAGACGACGCCGTCGAGGTCGGTGAGGACCACGTCGACGCCGTCGGTCAAGGCCGCAGACTGCTCAGTCGGCTGCGGAGCCGTCGACGTCGCGGGGGTTGTCGTCGTCGATCTCGCCGGGCTCGTCGGCTGCGGAAGTGTCGTCGTCGAGGTCGTCGAGGGCGGGTTCGTCATCGAGGTCGTCGGCGGATTCGTCGGCGCCGTCGAGTTCGTCGGTCGCGACGTCGTCGGCTCCGAGGTCATCGGCGTCGTCGTCTCCGGCGTCTCCGTGTTCTTCGACTTCGAGCGTTTCCTCGACCACATCAACTGTCTCCCAAGCGTTGTCGTCCGCGATTTCGGCGAGGGCCGCTGCCGCGCGGTCCACACGGGCCCACCACTCGTCGGCCTCGTCCTGTCGACCGAGCTCCTCGAGCGTGGCCGCGTAAGCACTGTAGAGCGCCGGGGACCACGTGTAGGCGGTGGACGGGTCGAGCTGTGGAATCTCCAGCTCACCGAGGGCGGCTGTGGGGTTCCCGAGGTCGAGACGAGCGCCGGACATGGCGATCGCGAGCTCGACCTGCACCGGGGTGTCGAGGGCCGAGCGCTCGACCGAGCGACCGAGCTCCAGTGCCCGCTCCGGACGGCCCAGGCCACGCTCGCAGTCCACCATCATCGGGAGCTGGTCGTTGCGACCGGAGATCCGACGGTAGGTGCGGAGCTCCCGGAGCGCGGTGGCGAAGTCGCCGAGGCGGTACGCGGTGATCGCGGCCGTCTCCCGGACGACACCGACACGACCGGCACGACGAGCAGCGCTCAGAGCGTGCTGGTTGGCCGTCTCGGGGTCGTCGTCGACGAAGAGCGCAGCGGCCACGAGGTGACGCGCAACCCAGTCGGCGTTGTCCTTGCTGAGGGTCTTCAGCTCCATCCGGGCCGCAGGGTCGAGGTCGCGCGCCTGGATCTCCTCGGGGATCTCGGGGTCGTCGTGGCGCGGACGGATCGACTTCGTGCCGTAGGGGTCGCGGTCTTCCCAGTCGTCGCGCGCGGCCTCACCGAAACGGGCGCCGGCGTGACGGCTGCCGTCACCGAAACGACGACGGTCCTCACCGCCGTCGCGGGCCGGGCGGTCCGACGAACCGCCGCGGAACGGACGGTCGGACGAACCACCACGGGCCGGACGGTCGGACGAACCACCACGGTACGGGCGGTCGGAGGAACCACCACGGTAGGGGCGGTCGCCGTCACGAGCGGGACGATCCGAACCACCACGGTACGGGCGGTCGCCATCTCGGGCGGGACGGTCCGAACCACCACGGTACGGGCGGTCCCCGTCACGAGCCGGGCGGTCAGAGCCACCACGGAACGGACGGTCGCCATCACGTCGCGGACGATCTGAGCCGCCCTGGAAGGGTCGGTCTCCGTCACGGCGCGGCCGGTCCAACGACCCGCCACGGTACGGGCGGTCACCATCACGAGCAGGACGGTCCGAGGAGCCGCCACGGTACGGACGGTCGCCATCACGAGCGGGACGGTCCGACGATCCGCCACGGTACGGACGGTCGCCATCACGAGCGGGACGGTCCGACGATCCGCCACGGTACGGACGGTCGCCATCACGAGCGGGACGGTCCGACGATCCGCCACGGTACGGACGGTCGCCATCACGGCGCGGACGGTCCGAGCCGCCCTGGAACGGGCGGTCACCGTCACGAGCCGGACGGTCTGAGCCACTACGGAACGGACGATCGCCATCGCGCCGCGGACGATCGGCACCGCGCGGACCATCGCCGCGCGGCGGCCGGCCGGAGTCACCACGGTCGCCCTGCCACGACGGACGGTCGTTCCGGTCGCCGGAACGGAACGGACGGTCGCCGTCGCGACGCGGAGCGCTGTCCCGTCGAGGCGCGCCGTCACGGAACGGACGGTCTCCACCCTGCGGACGATCGCGACGGTCGCCTTCGCGGCGCTCGAACTCGCGAGGACCGGACGACCAACGACCATCACTCTGGCCGTCCCGACGCGGAGCGCCGTCGCGACGCGGGAACCGGTCGCCGTCCCGCCGGGGTCGATCTCCGCGGTCCCCGTCGTTCCGCCGCTGATCGTCGTCGTTCGCCACCGTTGCTCCTCATCGCGTGCCCGGTGCAGTGCCTCGGGCGTTCGTCCGCTGTGTCGTTGTGTTGGGTGCCGCGTCGGTCACCCGACGTCGGCCTCCAGTCCATCACGAACCAGAGCCGGCGTCGAGCGAACGGCGGCGAAAACAGAAATGGCCACCGGCCCCGACCGAGAACGAGGGTTTCCCCTGCGAATTCTCGATGGAGGGCCGATGGCCACATCTTTCATACGTTAAGTCCGGCGGCGTCCTACTCTCCCACAAGGTCCCCCTTGCAGTACCATCGGCGCTGAGAGGCTTAGCTTCCGGGTTCGGAATGTGACCGGGCGTTTCCCTCTCGCTATGACCACCGGAACACTCTCGACCAGATCATGCATTTGGTCTCAAAGCTGTCCCAGCTACCATCTCCCGTGAAGAAGACAGAGCGGTGTATTCAGTTTCGATTCCCGATCGTCTGTCGGGAACCACAAAGTGGACGCGAGCCCGTGCAACAAGTGCACGGAAATCAGTGTGTTATCAAGTCTTCGGCTTATTAGTACCGGTCAGCTCCACGGGTCGTTAGTCCCCGCTTCCACATCCGGCCTATCAACCCAGTAGTCTGCTGGGAGCCTCTCACACTCAAGGTGCATGGAAATCTCATCTCGAAGACGGCTTCCCGCTTAGATGCTTTCAGCGGTTATCCGGTCCGAACGTAGCTAATCAGCGGTGCCCTTGGCAGAACAACTGACACACCAGAGGTTCGTCCATCCCGGTCCTCTCGTACTAGGGATAGATCTTCTCAAATTTCCAACGCGCGCAGCGGATAGGGACCGAACTGTCTCACGACGTTCTAAACCCAGCTCGCGTACCGCTTTAATGGGCGAACAGCCCAACCCTTGGGACCTACTCCAGCCCCAGGATGCGACGAGCCGACATCGAGGTGCCAAACCATGCCGTCGATATGGACTCTTGGGCAAGATCAGCCTGTTATCCCCGAGGTACCTTTTATCCGTTGAGCGACAGCGCTTCCACAAGCCACTGCCGGATCACTAGTCCCGACTTTCGTCCCTGCTCGACCTGTCAGTCTCACAGTCAAGCTCCCTTGTGCACTTACACTCGCCACCTGATTGCCAACCAGGTTGAGGGAACCTTTGGGCGCCTCCGTTACTCTTTGGGAGGCAACCGCCCCAGTTAAACTACCCATCAGGCACTGTCCATGAACCCGATCAGGGTCCTACGTTAGACATCCAAAGTGACCAGAGTGGTATTTCAACAATGACTCCACGAACACTAGCGTGCCCGCTTCACAGTCTCCCACCTATCCTACACAAGCCACTCCGAACACCAATACCAAACTGTAGTAAAGGTCACGGGGTCTTTCCGTCCTGCTGCGCGTAACGAGCATCTTTACTCGTAGTGCAATTTCGCCGAGTTCGCGGTTGAGACAGCTGGGAAGTCGTTACGCCATTCGTGCAGGTCGGAACTTACCCGACAAGGAATTTCGCTACCTTAGGATGGTTATAGTTACCACCGCCGTTTACTGGGGCTTAAATTCAGAGCTTCGCCCAAAGGCTAACCCTTCCTCTTAACCTTCCAGCACCGGGCAGGCGTCAGTCCGTATACATCGTCTTGCGACTTCGCACGGACCTGTGTTTTTAGTAAACAGTCGCTTCCCACTGGTCTCTGCGGCCTTCAACGCTCACGGAGTAAATCCGGTCACGTGTCCGGCCCCCCTTCTCCCGAAGTTACGGGGGCATTTTGCCGAGTTCCTTAACCACGATTCTCTCGATCTCCTTGGTATTCTCTACCTGACCACCTGAGTCGGTTTCGGGTACGGGCGGCTGCAACCTCGCGTCGATGCTTTTCTCGGCAGCATAGGATCACTGATTTGCCCTTACGGGTACGCGTCGGATCTCAGGCACACAGACGACGGATTTGCCTATCGTCAGCCCTACATCCTTACACCAGGTTCACCTTACGGATACCATCGCCTGGCTCAGCTACCTTCCTGCGTCACACCTGTTCATACGCTAACCGCACCAGCATGGGGTCGAGCGTTAGACCGGCCACCATCACCCCGAAGGGATCCGGTTGTACCGGGTTAGGACTCTTAGCACCACTGGATTAGCTTGGGCGGTTGTTCGCCGGTACGGGAATATCAACCCGTTGTCCATCGACTACGCCTGTCGGCCTCGCCTTAGGTCCCGACTTACCCAGGGCGGATTAACCTGGCCCTGGAACCCTTGGTCTTTCGGAGGACGGGTTTCTCACCCGTCTTTCGCTACTCATGCCTGCATTCTCACTCGTGTAGCGTCCACGGCTGGATCACTCCGCCGCTTCACTCGCCACACGACGCTCTCCTACCACTCCGCACGACTGAACCACGAAGGCTTGTCTATAGTGCGAAATCTACAACTTCGGTGGTGTGCTTGAGCCCCGTTACATTGTCGGCGCGGAATCACTTGACCAGTGAGCTATTACGCACTCTTTCAAGGGTGGCTGCTTCTAAGCCAACCTCCTGGTTGTCTGTGCAACTCCACATCCTTTCCCACTTAGCACACGCTTAGGGACCTTAGTTGGTAGTCTGGGTTGTTTCCCTCTCGACGATGAAGCTTATCCCCCACCGTCTCACTGCTGCGCTCTCACTCACCGGCATTCGGAGTTTGGCTGACGTCAGTAACCTGTTGAGGCCCATCGGCCATCCAGTAGCTCTACCTCCGGCGAGAAACACGCAACGCTGCACCTAAATGCATTTCGGAGAGAACCAGCTATCACGAAGTTTGATTGGCCTTTCACCCCTATCCACAGCTCATCCCCTCCATTTTCAACTGAAGTGGGTTCGGTCCTCCACGACGTCTTACCGTCGCTTCAACCTGGCCATGGATAGATCACTTCGCTTCGGGTCTAGAACATGCGACTCAAACGCCCTATTCAGACTCGCTTTCGCTACGGCTGCCCCTCACGGGTTAACCTCGCCACATATCACTAACTCGCAGGCTCATTCTTCAAAAGGCACGCCGTCACCCCTACTAAGGAGGCTCCGACGGTTTGTAAGCAAACGGTTTCAGGTACTATTTCACTCCCCTCCCGGGGTACTTTTCACCTTTCCCTCACGGTACTTGTCCGCTATCGGTCATCTGGGAGTAT
Encoded here:
- a CDS encoding site-specific tyrosine recombinase XerD: MPLDRAAETYLRHVAIERGLSQHTLSAYRRDLAVFTSWLADAPVVESDGADRAGGSSALLDVARLARADFSGFVTHLATRPEGPLAPRSIARMLSSVRSFTAFAAGEGWLPLDPGTAVRPPKAPMRLPKAIPVEDMERLLGAVSVDADDPVQLRDKALLELLYATGARISEAVGLSVDDVTTLSDADGELSVVKVTGKGNKQRIVPLGSFARAAIDAYLVRARPVFAARGPSTPALFLGARGARLSRQSAWLVIQAAAAAADLEAHVSPHTFRHSFATHLLEGGADVRVVQELLGHASVATTQIYTMVTADMLRDVYQTAHPRARR
- a CDS encoding DUF1349 domain-containing protein — its product is MSGSAGDGLRELVATGTWTHEPEAAEFDGDVFRVTAVEGSDAWRTTSYGFVHDSEHALLQPTEGPFSVEASFVLDYTEQFDQAGVFLRVDEQTWIKAGVEFSDGTPQLGAVVTRGFSDWSVSPVPEWAGRVVTVRASRDGDAVTIRAWAEGDESRLVRVAYLDPDAVVSAGLLCAGPTRAGLTVTFTGFRVGTPDEALH
- a CDS encoding NUDIX domain-containing protein — translated: MTDAPIADESASFEVTESTVVYEGAVWDVRRDTVAYNGDSMVREYIDHTGAVAVYAEDDEGRVLVIQQYRHPVRLRDWELPAGLLDMEGEDHLTAAKRELGEEADLEADTWEPLVRYNTSSGGSDEFIQIYRARGVRSTESAFEREAEEADIVTRWVPRAELLEGILGGRLNNSALVVATLAVEAIEQRGK
- a CDS encoding CTP synthase, with protein sequence MADTLSGGTNSSNSTPKVTKQIFVTGGVVSSLGKGLTAASLGNLLTARGLKVVMQKLDPYLNVDPGTMNPFQHGEVFVTDDGAETDLDIGHYERFLDINLSQAANVTTGQVYSTVIAKERRGEYLGDTVQVIPHITDEIKRRMREQAQNDPQPDVIITEVGGTVGDIESQPFIESARQVRHELGRNNVFFVHVSLVPFMNASGEQKTKPTQHSVAALRSIGIQPDALVLRSDRPVSESNKRKIALMCDVDEDAVVNAVDVPSIYDLPTLLNNQGLDQVIVDALKLDAGPVDWTAWTPVLKAVHEPKKAVTIALVGKYIDLPDAYLSVTEALRAGGFAHDAKVTLKWVVSDDCTTPEGAAKQLGDVDGICIPGGFGVRGIEGKLGALKFAREQGIPTLGLCLGLQCMVIEYARHEVGLTDASSTEFDPETSTPVIATMAEQVEIIAGGDLGGTMRLGLYPASFTEGSLAAELYGAPEASERHRHRYEVNNKYREQIADAGLVFSGTSPDGTLVEYVELPRDVHPFYIATQAHPELRSRPTDAHPLFAGLVAAAIERHEASSLFDPQTEEQVA
- the recN gene encoding DNA repair protein RecN produces the protein MIEEIAIRDLGVIGETTLELGPGFTVVTGETGAGKTMIVTALGLLLGARADAGSVRRGASSAVVEGRWHVPEQDAVAERVEDAGGTVEDGELILTRTVSAEGRSRATVGGRSAPVAVLGELADQLVTVHGQSDQIRLTSATAQRAALDGFGGASLERALARYVAAYDAWQQHAGELEVLVRDRDDRVAEAEQIRAASDEIEAADPQPGEDVELAERAERLGNLEELRLSAALAHEALSSESLDGVSDVVGLVESARRAVERVVSSDSALQPVLEQLTELGIQAAEASASISSYLGSLEPEAGHDLELINERRALLAGLTRKYGETVDDVIAYGQRASDRLLELDGDDDRIAALQQSVEQDEQALETAAAALTTARTKAAADLAKRVTAELKTLAMGGATLVVEVTDAGEYRRHGRDQVTILLQPHSGTDPRPIGKGASGGELSRVMLAIEVVMAGSTTVPTFVFDEVDAGVGGAAAIEIGRRLAKLAERTQVIVVTHLAQVAAFANNHLNVVKDASGAVTSSSVRRLEGEDRLQEMARLLSGLGDSASGIEHARELLDVAGQRA
- a CDS encoding NAD kinase, whose product is MSDERHILLVSHTGRRDSIDAAVEVCDLLHAAGLTPVMPFDEYADIRRAEASVGKVDILGVDVQPNQLEIVIVLGGDGTILRAAELVRNTGAPLIGVNLGHVGFLAESERDGLSETVERALSGEYNVEERVTLQVDVVVGNQIVYSSWALNEATIEKASRERMLEVVTEVDGRPLSSFGCDGVVVSTPTGSTAYSFSGGGPIVWPDVDALLMVPLSAHALFARPIVVGPDCTLAIEVLRRTSGVGVLWCDGRRTHDLPPGARVEVRRSPDPVRVARLKDAPFTDRLVAKFQLPVAGWRGPQSDEDDR